The Geothrix sp. DNA segment CAGCTGGCGGCGCTCACTCCGCTGCCCCTGGGTGAGCCCTACCCGCTGGCCTGTGGCGTGTCGCTCTTCAATCACGGTCTCTACCACGAGTGCCACGATGCCCTGGAACCACTATGGGCGCGGGCGGAGGGGGACCTGAAGCAGGGGCTGCAAGGCCTCATCCTCCTGGCGGGCGGCTATCACCACCTCCAGCAGCACAACCTGGCCGGCCTGCTGTCCCTGTGGGAGGAGGCCCTGGTCCGTCTGGGGCCTGGCGGCGGGCGCGTGGGCACGCCCTGGGGCGAGGTGTGCGCGGAGTCGGCCCTGGACCTGACGGCACGGAGGCTGGACCATGGAAGGTGCATGACCGAGGACGCAGACGATGATGCGGTATTCGGGCCCCTCTGGGCCCTGGACCGCCCCACCTGGGAGCTGGCATGAGCCACACGGTTGACCTGCTGGTCCTGGGCGCGGGCATCGCCGGGTGTTCCGCGGCCCTGCGTGCGGCGGACCTGGGCGCCTCGGTGGTGCTGGTGGCCAAGGACGAGCTGGGCGGCACCAACACCTCCTGGGCCCAGGG contains these protein-coding regions:
- a CDS encoding DUF309 domain-containing protein → MSDDCNRTPFWQRQPRLPLEIHRFLQDRTEAALQDPEDRQALVWPTILAAPGLRRAHPAGLPQPELLGHATRMLGALGHHDPADAWRTHRTAWPDTAEGDAAGWRPASAWGAWGPLVSLRCGWQLAALTPLPLGEPYPLACGVSLFNHGLYHECHDALEPLWARAEGDLKQGLQGLILLAGGYHHLQQHNLAGLLSLWEEALVRLGPGGGRVGTPWGEVCAESALDLTARRLDHGRCMTEDADDDAVFGPLWALDRPTWELA